The region TCGTCATTGATGGCCGAAACAGCTTTGTCTATGAGAAGAGCTATTTTCTTCATTTCATTTGTTCCCATTCCCCTTGTAGTCACTGAAGGAGTTCCCAATCTCAGGCCGCTGGCGACGAAAGGTTTTTCAGGATCGAAAGGAATTGTGTTCTTGTTTGCAGTTATTCCGGCTTTATCCAGAGCTTCTTCGGCGGCCTTACCGGTAACGCCTTTGGATCGGAGGTCGACGAGCATCAGATGGGTGTCGGTGCCGTTTGTGACAAGCCTGAAGCCTTTTTGCTTCAGCGCTTCCGACAAAGCTTTTGCGTTTTCAACAATTTTGTGCTGATACTGCTTGAATTCGGGTTTCAGTGCTTCTCCGAACGCGACTGCTTTGGCGGCTATGATGTGTTCAAGAGGGCCTCCCTGAATTCCGGGGAAAACCCATCTGTTCACGTCGTTGTAATTGTCTTTTTTGCAGAGAATCAGTCCGCCTCTTGGTCCCCTGAGGGTTTTGTGCGTAGTAGAAGTCACCGCGTCTGCGTGAGGCACCGGAGAATTGTGAATTCCGGCGGCGACGAGTCCGGCTATGTGAGCCATGTCGACGACGAGTTTTGCCCCGACTTCGTCTGCAATTTCTTTGAATTTTGTGAAATCCAGCTCCCGTGGATAGGCGCTCGCTCCCGCGATTATCAGCTTCGGTTTCGATTCAGCGGCGAGTTTTTTCAGCGCTGAAAAGTCAATCTGTTCCGTTTTCGGGTCAACGGCATAATGAACCATGTTGAAGAATATTCCAGAAAAACTGATGGGATGTCCGTGTGTCAAATGTCCGCCGTGAGAAAGATCGAGCCCCATGACTACTGGTTTGGGGGCTCCTTCTGGCCATTCCTCGGGCTTGAGGAGGGCGAAATACGCCGCCATGTTTGCCTGGCTTCCTGAATGCGGCTGGACGTTGGCTCTTTCGGCTCCGAACAGCTCCTTAACTCTGTCCCGAGCTATTTTTTCGGCCACGTCGACAAATTCGCATCCGCCGTAATAGCGTTTTCCGGGGTAACCTTCGGCGTATTTATTTGTCATTACCGAACCCATCGCCTCAAGGACCGCTTCGCTGACAAAGTTCTCCGAAGCTATGAGTTCGAGATTGTCGGCTTGTCTGCGTGTTTCTCCCATGATCGCTTCGTATATTTCCGGATCCGTTATTTTTAAAGCGCTCATTTGTTCCCCCCTGATTTTAGTTATTGTCTATTTGCTGAATTCTTTTTTGGTGCCGGCCGCCTTCGAATTTTTCGTTCAGCCAGGCGTCAACCCAGCTTATCGCGAGGTATTCGGTCGTCAGATCGGAGGCCAGAACGAGAACGTTTGCGTCGTTGTGGCGCCTGCTCGAGAGGATCTGTTCTTTTGACGTGCAAAGAGCCGCCCTGACTCCTTTTATCCTGTTTGCGGCTACGCTCATGCCTATGCCTGATCCGCATACGAGAATGCCGAAATCGGCTTTTTTTTCAGTCACTTTTAGTCCAACGGCTGAAGCGAAAACCGGGTAGTCGGCCGATTCAGGGGAATGAGACCCTTCGTCTGATACTTCGATGTCTTTTTCCGACAGGTAGCGCGTGAGAGTTTTTTTCAAAAGATAGCCTCTGTGATCACTGCCGATGGATATGGTCATGATTCTTCCCCCGGTTGTTGCAAAAATATACAATTAATACATATATCCTGAGCAGGTCAAGTTTTTTGTGGAATCGCCACAGCAGTTATTGTCACAAGGTCATTATCTAAAACAGAATTTCCCGCAGAAAACCGTTCCTCCATTGAATTATCGCTTCCATCGAGCGGGAAGACATGTAAGCCTGCTTTTCTTTTTTGTTTTTAAACCTCATTTCCGGCGCTTCGACGAGGGAATAATTCGCGGCACTGGGCTGAAAGTCACTTTTTTCTTCATGAACGTGCCTGAAAAGTCCTCCCATGAGAGTGTGCTCGGGTGGAGGAACAAATTGTATGTTTTTTATCTTTGCGAGGACGCAGAACGCTGCAAGCATTCCTGATGCGGCGGATTCAGTGTAACCTTCAACCCCGCTCAACTGACCTGCAACAGCAGTCTTCAAGTTTTTAATGAACATGGTGTCTTTTTCTAAAATTTTCGGCGAATTGATGTATGTGTTTCTGTGTGCCTGACCGTATCTTATGAATTTTGCGCCGTTTAGTCCAGGTATGGACAAAAATATCTTTTTTTGTTCAGAATATTTGAGTCTTGTCTGGAAACCGACAATATTCCATCTTTTCATCTCTTTGTTCTCTCTTCTCAGCTGACAGACCGCGAACGGTTCCTTGCCGGTATGGGGATCTTTGAGTCCCCTGGGTTTCATAAGGCCGAATCTCAGCGTGTCGTAACCTCCCGCAGCTATTTCTTCAACGGGCATACATCCCTGGAAGAATACATTTTCGTCGTGATGAGATTCAGCCCTCTGTGCCAGGGCGAGTTCTCTAAGGAATTTTTCATAGGTTTCAGTGTCGAAAGGGCAATTGAGATAATCATCTCCAAAACCGTACCTGCCCGCCATGTAGCAGATATCGAGGTCAATATGTTCCAGTTCCACAATAGGCGACATCGCATCGGTGAAATAAAGAAAATCGTGTCCCGTCACATTCTTTATCCAACTGCATATATTTTCGGACGACAGGGGACCAGTGGCGATTATCCAGAGCCCTTCTGACGGCGACTTCACTTCTTCTCTGATGATTTTTATGTTGACGTTTTTTTCGATCGTTTCGTGAACTAGACGTGAAAAACCGTTTCTATCTACAGTGAGCGCTTTCCCGCCGGGAACGGATGTTTTTTCGGCGCAGTCGATGACGAGAGAACCCAGAGACTTCATTTCGCTTTTAAGCAAACCGTGCGCGTTTGTCAGTTCGGTGCTTTTGAAAGAATTTGAACAGACGAGTTCGGCCAGGCAATCTGTTCTGTGTGCCCCCGTTTTCACCAGTGGTCTGGCTTCGTAAATATTGACTTTAATGCCGGAATTCGTTAAGAGCTGTGCGGCCTCACAGCCGGCAAGGCCGCCCCCGGCGATGTTTACAGTTTCAGACATGTGCCTTCTGACGGAGTTAAGTTATATTTATATGGTTAAAGATTCATCCATAAAGTATAATTCTATGAATAAAAAATCTTAAGTAAAGTAATATATGAGATGAATGAATACGAATCTGAAATCAACGACTACCTGAAGAAACTTTCTGTACTGAAGGATTCTTCGGAAAAAACACTCAGGGCTTACAGATCCGACCTGCTCGCTTTTTTCTCGTTTGTCGGGACTTTTGCGGATATAGCCGGAATTGAGGACGTCACAACTGAACACGTCAGAGGGTATGTAGTCAAGTTAATGAAAGAAAATTGCAAAAAGACGACAATTGCGAGAAAGATTTCGGTAATAAAGAACTTTTTCAGGAGCAGTATGAAAGAAGCAAGTCCCGCTGAAAAAATAACACCCATGAAAAAAGACAGGTACCTGCCTTCTTACGTGACTGAAAAGGACATGGCTTCTCTTTTGAACAAAAAATCTCAGTCCGCGCCGAAAAATTTCAGGGACGAGGTGATAATAGATCTGCTATACAGCACAGGCATAAGATCCGAAGAACTCGCCCGCATTGACATAGGGGACGTAAATCTCGCTGAAAGAGAGATACGTGTTCTCGGCAAGAGAAACAAGACGAGAATCGCCCCTTTTCCCGAAGCTCTCTTGAAACGGCTGGCGGACTACATCCATGAAAGAAAAAATGAAAAGTCGAAAGACGGTTCCAATGCGCTTTTTTTGGGAAAACGGGGAGCGAGAATAAACACAAGAGAAATCAGAAGAATAGTGCACAGGGCGATTACCCCATTTATAACTGCTGAAAGGATGGGCGCTCACGTGCTCAGGCATTCTTTTGCGACTCACCTTCTCGACAACGGAGCTGACCTGAGGTTTGTTCAGGAACTTCTGGGTCATGCGAGCCCGACGACTACTCAGATTTACACGCACGTGTCTCTGAAAAGACTGAAAGACATTTACAAAACCGCCCATCCCCGGTCGGGGAAAAAGGACTGACATGAAGATAGAGTTCAGACCGAATGAACAGAGAAAAGTTGTCGTGTCGTCAGGCTCCGGAATAGCGGTTAAAGTATTTATCATCGCCTGTGTGAGCGTTTTTATAGTTCAGTTCTTTTCCGGTCCCGAAGTTGGCATGAACATTCTCGCGCAAAAGTTAGGACTGGTCCCGCTCAGGGTGTGGAAGAATTTTGAACTTTGGAGGCTGGTGACCTACGTGTTCCTTCACGGCGGTTTTTTTCACCTGTTTCTCAACCTGTTCGTATTCTGGATGTTCGGATCCGAACTCGAAACGCATTGGGGCAGCGGAGAATTCCTGAAATACATTACTATTGGCGGAATAGGCGCCGGGTTGCTTCAGGTAGTCGTAAGTCACAATTCACTAATACCGGTCGTCGGGGCTTCAGGAGTCGTTTTTGCGCTCCTTCTGGCGTACGGTTTGGAATTTCCGGACAGGAAAATTTATCTTTATTTTCTTTTTCCTGTCAAAGCGAGATATCTCGTCATGATACTGGGTGCCGTCGAGATTCTGATGATTATTTCCGACAGATCGTCCAACATAGCTCATCTGGCTCATCTCGGAGGCATGGTTTTCGGTTTTATTTATCTCAGGTTTTTAAAAAAAACGAAGATTTCGAGCAGAAATTCGCAGTTCAACATTCCTTACAGAGCCTTAAGTGAAGATGACAAAACGCTGAAAACAGGAAATTTGATCAGATTTTACGACGACGAGACTATAAAAAGAGAACTCGACAGGATTCTGACCAAGATTAAGTACCAGGGTAAAGAATCCATCACCGTCGAAGAGATGATGATTCTCAAGGAAGCCGGCAGGCGTTTCAGCAGAAATTTCAACTGAACAGTCAAGGGAGGATAAATCAGCGACATTGAAACCTTGAAAGAACTTTCCGAAACTTTTTCGGAGCTTAAAAGAAAACTTAACCAAGTCGTAATAGGCCAGGAGAGGATGACGGATGTAATAATCTATTCTCTTCTCTGCGGCGCTCACAGTCTGATAATCGGCGTACCCGGTCTCGGCAAAACCCTTACGGTACAGACAGTGGCGTCTCTTCTTGACCTCGATTTCAGGAGAATTCAGTTTACTCCGGACCTAATGCCATCGGACATCACGGGATCTGATGTTCTCGAAGAAGACGCACTGACCGGAAAAAGGGAGTTCAGATTCATAAAAGGCCCTTTGTTCGCCAACATTATTCTCGCTGACGAGATAAACAGAACTCCTCCGAAAACGCAGGCGGCTCTGCTCGAAGCCATGCAGGAGAGGCAGGTCACCGCTTCAGGCAAAACATACGCTCTGCCTTCGCCTTTTTTCGTTCTGGCCACTCAAAATCCAATCGAACAGGAAGGGACTTACCCTCTACCCGAAGCCGAACTCGACAGATTCATGTTCAGCTATACAATGGATTATCCATCGGCCCAGGACGAAGCGAAGATAACGCTTGATACCACATCCGAAAGGGACGTCACCTTCTCTCCTGTTCTTGGTAAGCAAAAAATGGAAAAATTCAAAAAGCTTGTCGAGAAAATCCCCGTTTCTCAGAGTTTGGTGAACAAAGCGGTTGAAATCTCGAGAGCGACCAGACCGTCGAAGTCTTCACCGAAATGGGCTTCAAAATACATACTTTGGGGAGCGGGGACGAGGGCTTGCCAGAATCTGATTTTCGGTGCCAAAGCAAAAGCCGCAAGCGAAAACAGAAGCACACCGAATGAAGACGATTTGTTCTTTTTTATTGATTACGTTTTAAAACACAGACTGGTCCTGAGTTTTACCGCAGAAGCCGAGCAGGTAAACCATCAGGACATTTTGGAAATGCTCAAGAAAGAAATAAACCGGAGGTAACAGTGAAAAAATTCCTTTTGATAGCGATTATGCTTTGTTCAGTTCTTTTATCCGCCGAAGTTCCCTGGTCGGTGGGGGAGAACCTGAGATTTTCAGTACAATACGGAGCCATTACAGCGGGGGAAGCGGTCATGGTAGTTCAGAGCTACGAAACCGTGTCGGGAAGACAGACATATAAAATTGTCAGTTACCTGAGAACGAACGACTATTTTTCCAAAATATTCAGGATAGACGACACTTATCAGAGTTTCATGGACATTGAACTTCTGTCTTCGAGGAAATTTGTAAAGCACATCGAAGAAGGATCATACAGGGCTGAAAGAGAGATAATTTTTATTCCGGAATTGAACGTCGCGCTGTATGACGAAGAAAAATTTCCAATTGAAGATAACACGCAGGACCTCCTGTCCTGCATATATTACGCCAGAACGCTTCCTCTCGAAGTTGGCGAGAAATATCCCATAAACATTCATGATTCAAAAAAGAATTATTCCGGATACATAGACGTCCTCCGTTCCGAAACAGTCAGCACTCCTCTTGGGGAGTTTGAGTGCGTTGTAGCAAGAGCCACGGTAGAAGGGGCCACTATTTTTGCCAGCAGAGACGGTCTTGAAGTCTGGTACACTAACGACAACTGGCACATACCGGTTCTCGTCAGCCTTAAAATAATGGTAGGTTCGATTCAAATGGTTTTGGTCGACGCGGACATGGGAAATTGAACTCCCCTGTCAAACTCACTTCAGTAATAATTGCTGGAGGCAAAGGCGAACGGTTCTGGCCTCTGAGCACCTCCGAAAGGCCGAAGCAGTTCATAACCCTTTGGAACGCCGACAAAAAGAGCATGCTTGATGTGACTTATGAAAGGCTGGAAACTCTTTCGCCTGGCGACACCTGGATACTTACAACATCGTCGCTGAAAGAGCCTCTCAAAAAAGCAGGGTACGGGGAAAACAGGATCATTTTTGAACCGGAGGGAAAGAACACTGCCATGGCTGTCGCTTTTGCCTGCGTGATGTTCGAAAAAGCGACCATCGGCGTTTTTCCCGCGGACCATGTAATAGAAGGCGAAATTAAATTCCAAAAATGCGTGGAACAGGCCTGCGAACTGGCAGAAAAAGGCGACATCGTCATTTTCGGAATTGAACCGGACAGAGCGGACACGGGATACGGATACATAGAAATCGGAAAAAAAACAGGTGATAATTCGCACGAAGTTTCTCAGTTCAGGGAGAAACCGGACCTCGCGACGGCGAAGTCTTATTTAGAGAAAGGCAATTACCTCTGGAACGGAGGGATGTTCGTATTCAGAACCGACGTAATGCTTGAAGCATTCAGGAAACACGCTCCACATTTCGATGAATCCATATCTTTGCTAAAAAATTACGCGAAGACAAAAGACGGAATTTTCCTCGAAAGAGCTTATGCGGCAGCGCAATCACAACCGATAGACATAGCAATAATAGAAAAAACCCGAAACGTCAAATGTGTTTCGTGCGATTTTTTCTGGGACGACGTAGGATCCTGGCTCGCGCTCAGAAGACTGAGAAAACCCGACGCAGACGGCAATGTTGTGATTGGAAACGTGTCAGTTGAAAACGTGAAAAATTCCATACTTCTTTCGGAAGATTCTCTGCTGGCAATGGGATTGTCTGAAGCAGTAATCGTTCAGGGGAAACACGGCACACTGATTTCCAGCGTCGAAGAAATCGGTTCTTTAAAAAAAGCTATAGGACGTCTTAGTGAAAATTCTGCTGGCGACAAACAACAGGGATAAGCGAAGAGAAATTTCTGACGTACTCTCCTCGGACCGGATTGAACTCGTCTTTCCCGAATCTTTGCCTGAAACGCCGCCATTTGTCGTCGAGGATGGATTTTCTTACGAAGAGAATTCGCTTAAGAAAGCCCGCGCCTTTTCGCTTTGGGCTGGAATGAGCGCCCTGGCGGACGACACCGGACTCGAAATTTCCGCTCTTTCCGGTGAACCGGGAATTTATTCGGCAAGATACGCCGGCGAAAAAGCTTCCTACGAGGACAACGTCAGGTTGCTTCTTGAAAACCTCAAAGACCAAAGCGACAGAAGAGCAAAATTCGTTTGTGTGATATGTTTATACACTTTTTTAAAAGAAAGTTTTTTCTTCAGGGGCGAAATCGAAGGCTTTATATCGTTTTTTCCCTCGGGAAATAAAGGATTCGGGTACGATCCCGTGTTTGTACCAAATGGACACGGCGTGAGTTTCGCTGAAATGCCTGAGGAATTAAAAAACAAGATCAGCCACAGGGCAAAAGCTCTTGAAGCGTTTTCTCGGTGGCTGAAATCCGTTGACCTTCGGATTTTGGGCGTTTAAAATGCTTTTATTCGGGGTGTGGCGCAGTTGGAAGCGCACCTGCTTTGGGAGCAGGGGGTCGTTGGTTCAAATCCAATCACCCCGATAAAACAAATTAAACCTGAAGGCGGAACTTGAAAAAAAAAGTAATAATTACTCTTTTTTTCCTTGCCGTTTTCATATCCGGTTTTGTATTGGGTCTGGCACAACCGCCGTGGGTCAGAATGAACGAAAATCACCCCGGACATCTGGAATCACTCCATGAGTTTCCCGACACTTCAAACCTGATTTTGTCGGAACATGAAGACAGTTCAAATGACGTCGAATCGGCAGCCGTCCTGACTGTATTGCCCGAAACTTTACAAACTTCAGGGATAATTTCCGCTGAAACTGTTCATACAGACCCGCCAGGCGAATCAGACACTGCCGTAGATAATACTGAAGTCATTTTTCCGGTTGAAACACAGCCTGAGACGACTGCGGTTCTGACTGATACCTTCACAGCGCCGATAATTGACGACACTCTTGAAAGGTTTTGAAGCTTTGCCAAAAAATTATTTCATTCTCGGACTTCACTGCCATCAGCCCGTTGGAAATTTCGGGTTCGTTTTCGAAGAGAATTTTAAAATGGCCTACGAACCCTTCATAGAAATGATGAAAAAATTCGACAGAATAAAAGTCGCGTTGCATTATTCCGGTCCTCTTCTCGAATGGGCCGAAGAAAACAATCCGGAGTTTTTAAATAACCTCGCATCTTTCTCCTCCCAGGAAAGAATCGAAATTATTTCGGGGGGATTTTACGAGCCCATACTTCCCGCCATACCCAGATGGGACGCGCTGGGACAGATAAAATACATGAACGGGTGGATATTTGAAAGATTTGGCGTTAAACCGAAAGGATTATGGCTCGCTGAAAGAGCGTGGGAGCCGCATCTACCTTCCTTGCTCTACGACGCCGGAATGAATTTCACATTTCTCGACGATTTTCATTTTTTCGGAGCCGGTGTCGCTGAAGACAGACTTGGCGGATATCACGTCAGTGAAGATCAGAATAAAAAAATAAACGTCTTCCCGATTTCGAAAGACCTGAGATACGCCATTCCGTTTCACCAGGTCGAAGAGGCCGTAAGACTTGTAAAATCGGCGCCGAAAAATCTCAATGGAGATTCTCTTGCCGTTTTGTTCGACGACGGGGAAAAATTCGGAACGTGGCCCGGAACTTTTCAACACGTATATACAGGAAGCTGGCTTGAAAACTTTTTCAGAGCCATTTCTGAAGATCCCGAAATTGAGATGATACTGCCTTCGCAAGCGGTGGCGAAACTTTCTCCGGCAGGATTGACCTATTTTCCGGCTTGTTCATATTTTGAACTGACTCAGTGGTGCCTGCCCACCGAAGCGAGGATTGATATTGAAACTTTTTCTGAGAATGTGAAAAAAAACGGAAATAACGAGAAATACGAAGGATTTTTAAGAGGCGGATTTTGGAGAAATTACCTGTCGAAGTATCCGGAATCCAATCAGCTGAACAAGAGAGTCGCGTTGATTTCCGAATCATCGCTCGACGATGACTGCCGGCCAGACGAAAAAAGGAAATGTATTTGGAGAGCACAGTGCAATTGCGGATATTGGCACGGTATATTCGGAGGGATATACCTGCCGCACCTCAGAGAAAGCCTCTACAAAAATCTTCTGTCGGCCGAGAAAATTCATTTTGCGGAAACAAAAGAAGGATCGGACTGGTCTAAATTATCAGCCGTAGATATCAACTCCGACGGCAGGGATGAATTGCTTTATCACGATTCGAAAATCACGGCCGTGATAGATCCTTTCAAAGGAGGAATGATAACAGAGCTCAGCGACAGGGACGTCATGTTCAATTTTGCCAACTGTCTTACACGAAAAGAGGAAGCTTATCACAGACACATGAAGACCTTGCCGGAAGATAACGACAGTGGAGTTGCGACCATACACGACAAATATCTTTACAGGGACCGGGATGCCGCACAATTCCTCTATTTTGACACCGATTCGCAGGGGATTTTTTTCGATCTTGTCTCTCTCGGCAAAGAGAACGAAGACCCGTTCAGAGATGGAGTGATTTTTGACAGCAGAAAATCCTTCAGAGATTGCTCGACTAAAAAAGAAGGTGATAACTGGATATTCGATTTCGAAAAAGATATGACCGAAAAATTTTCTATTAAAAATACAAAAATTTTGACGGCAAATTCAAAGAGAATCATGTCCTTTTATTCACTCGAAAACCTTTCGGATGCCTGTCTTTATTTCAGGTGTTATATTTGCCTTCTCGTGCCCGAAGCCTTCAGCGAGAAGAGGCGTTTCTCTTTCGGTAACGGCGAAAAATCAGCCTTTCCCGGAGACAGAACCGAATTCAATGGAAATGCTTTGAAATTTACCGATGAAGTGGTTGGATCAGTATTGACGATGTCTTCCTCCGTATCAGCAGATTGGCTTTTAACGCCTGCTTATTCTGTTAATCTCAGCGAAAGCGGATTTGAAAAGAACATGCAGTCGGTCATAATATCAGCCGGACGCTGGTTTTGCGAAGACAGAAAAGAAGAAATGACGGTTGAAATAAATATTAACAACTGGAGGTAATATGGAAAATGATATCGGCGCTATCTTCAACGTACTCAAATACGGATCCGAAAAAGAAAAAAAAACTATATACATAAAATTCGGAACGGATGAAAAACTGCTGGGCGAGTTTCTCAAGAACGTGACAAGCTCGGATTATCTCGACAGGATTACGATAGCAAAAGCCGCTGCCTACGTTCAGTCGAAAAAAATGCTCGGACCAGTCATGGGCCTTTTGAGCGATGAAAACAAATACGTCAGGCAGGCCGCATGCGACGCGCTCGGAGAAATGGAATACAAGGAGGCGGTTCCTTATCTAACAAAAGAAATGTATTCCGACGAATCGTATATAGTGTGGACGAGAGCCGCAGTGGCTCTCTATAAACTCGGCGAAGACAAGGGCGTAAAAATGCTCGTCGAAAATTACAATTTCACTGAACCTATGAAAACAGAACCGGCAGTAACGGAAGCGCTCAGAGAACTCAAGATAGACCCGGCTACGTTCAAAGGAAAAAAGGAAAAATGTTTTGTAGTCACTGCCTGCGAGGGTGAGAATTCAGACACTGTTTTATGCCTTTCAAGATGGCGGGATGATTTTCTGATAAAAACTTTATGTGGGAGAACTTTTGTTTCATTATACAACATTGTGGGCCCTCCGGTCGCCAAAACTATTGAGAAATCTGATGTTCTCAGAACAGTGGCGAGAAAAACACTTATCCGGCCCTTATTTTATGTAGTATCGAGATATTTAGCCAATGACGACAGGCATTCTGAGGCATCTTAAAATATACATTCATTGTATATGTATTTCTAACGAACTCCGTTTGTATGCCTTTATGAATAATTATTATTGACATTTTTTTTAAAAATGTTATAAGTAATATAGTTAACATCAAATGGAGGCAAAAATGGCAGTAAAGAAGAAAGCGACAACGGCGAAGAAGACTTGCAAAACAGCTAAACCGGCGGCCAAGAAAACAGTGAAAAAAGCCGCGGCGAAAAAACCGGCAGCGAAAGCCAAAAAGAAATAACACTAGTTATTTCGGAGATCAGGAATCTCTGTGAAAACAAGCGGCTCGAATAGCATTTGCTGGTTATCTCGGCGCCGCTGACAGGGTTTTGATGTTTGCTGTTTTTTTCTTGAGAGGTTCTCCACGAGGAGAACCTCTTTCGTTTAGGCTTAAAATGTACAACAATCATGGAACACACGGAGAAAGGAAATGTTTTTTGGTTCTGAGCTGAGCGGCCAAAAAGCTGATGAATTCAGCGGCGACGACTCCAATGAATTTTTGGAAGCGGACGATTTTGAAGACGGCAGAAAAAAGAGAGTAAAGATCAGAGACAGAAAAACTTCGGACGAATTCCCTTACGAAAGCAAATGGAAGAAAATGAGCGCGGACAAAAGAAGAAAAAAAAAGAATTTTAAAAAAAAACATTGACATTCCCTTTGTTTTTTCAAGTCACTTGAAATAGAATTTACCTTTAAATTGAAATCATAAGATCGGCAAATCAATGAAAAAAACTGGGGCAATTTACTTTATAACTATTCTTTTCTCAGTCGTGTCAAGCGCTCAATTACCTTTAATTGAAAAGATTGAGAAAAAAAGTTACGTATATCTGCTCGGCGGATACAACAGGGCTGAGATGTCAGAACTCAACACCTCTTTGAGAAAATTCGGCTATCCTGAATTCTGTCAGCGCTTTTATTCTTACGGGATAGGTTATCACTACAAAGTCGGCGACAGGTACATCCTCAGACTTGCCGGGAGAAAATATCTGCCTCAGAAGA is a window of candidate division WOR-3 bacterium DNA encoding:
- a CDS encoding DUF1926 domain-containing protein, which gives rise to MTTLLKGFEALPKNYFILGLHCHQPVGNFGFVFEENFKMAYEPFIEMMKKFDRIKVALHYSGPLLEWAEENNPEFLNNLASFSSQERIEIISGGFYEPILPAIPRWDALGQIKYMNGWIFERFGVKPKGLWLAERAWEPHLPSLLYDAGMNFTFLDDFHFFGAGVAEDRLGGYHVSEDQNKKINVFPISKDLRYAIPFHQVEEAVRLVKSAPKNLNGDSLAVLFDDGEKFGTWPGTFQHVYTGSWLENFFRAISEDPEIEMILPSQAVAKLSPAGLTYFPACSYFELTQWCLPTEARIDIETFSENVKKNGNNEKYEGFLRGGFWRNYLSKYPESNQLNKRVALISESSLDDDCRPDEKRKCIWRAQCNCGYWHGIFGGIYLPHLRESLYKNLLSAEKIHFAETKEGSDWSKLSAVDINSDGRDELLYHDSKITAVIDPFKGGMITELSDRDVMFNFANCLTRKEEAYHRHMKTLPEDNDSGVATIHDKYLYRDRDAAQFLYFDTDSQGIFFDLVSLGKENEDPFRDGVIFDSRKSFRDCSTKKEGDNWIFDFEKDMTEKFSIKNTKILTANSKRIMSFYSLENLSDACLYFRCYICLLVPEAFSEKRRFSFGNGEKSAFPGDRTEFNGNALKFTDEVVGSVLTMSSSVSADWLLTPAYSVNLSESGFEKNMQSVIISAGRWFCEDRKEEMTVEININNWR
- a CDS encoding HEAT repeat domain-containing protein, which produces MENDIGAIFNVLKYGSEKEKKTIYIKFGTDEKLLGEFLKNVTSSDYLDRITIAKAAAYVQSKKMLGPVMGLLSDENKYVRQAACDALGEMEYKEAVPYLTKEMYSDESYIVWTRAAVALYKLGEDKGVKMLVENYNFTEPMKTEPAVTEALRELKIDPATFKGKKEKCFVVTACEGENSDTVLCLSRWRDDFLIKTLCGRTFVSLYNIVGPPVAKTIEKSDVLRTVARKTLIRPLFYVVSRYLANDDRHSEAS